The following are encoded in a window of Sphaeramia orbicularis chromosome 20, fSphaOr1.1, whole genome shotgun sequence genomic DNA:
- the pign gene encoding LOW QUALITY PROTEIN: GPI ethanolamine phosphate transferase 1 (The sequence of the model RefSeq protein was modified relative to this genomic sequence to represent the inferred CDS: inserted 1 base in 1 codon; deleted 1 base in 1 codon) — translation MRMIIFFLVGLTVHVVFFISIFDIYFTSPLVHGMTPQATPLAPPASRLVLVVADGLRADSLFTLLPNGSSRAPYLRGNIEKRGTWGVSHTRVPTESRPGHVALIAGFYEDVSAVAKGWKENPVEFDSVFNESSHTWCWGSPDILPMFAKGATGDHVYTHTYSAEEEDFASTDASKLDSWVFTQVTSFFHSAKSNSSLNATLHEDKNIFFLHLLGIDTNGHAHRPMSQEYLDNIGLVDAGVSHLVSVVEDFFGYDGKTAYVFTSDHGMTNWGSHGAGHPSETLTPLVVWGAGVQGAKTVTEPQPYSDGYLKDWKLEHIQRVDVNQADIAPLMASLIGVPIPVNSVGVLPLLYLNNTHRFKAESMYTNAIQVLEQFKMKMTQKKETTLSFLFTPYQLLTESKQAEFINKARILIQLEKYDDAISLCRSLISHSLEGLVYYHTYDRFFLGCSVVLGFVGWTSYVVLLILKTHASLNRHPNLTGQIPSLYLARLCICVTVVIAVFLFIQRSPITYYIYCLLPVPVWYAVLKESGTLTDLFHSAPSLPLWKCFGYFVLVAFGIELLVVSFFHRAMLTLGLVFLSLWPILSGLFGKAKTRSLSWFLGCLCLAVFPLMPVVGREPNIHLVACAGLLALFTSACYLWSSRRRTPLHLSDTQLFVFQMIHVAVCSCVPFLTHSSLQQKQGLPLLNQIISWTTLVSSIVVPLLSSTRLFHRLLSIFLSLTATYLLLSTGSEALFPPVLSWLMFVWINIEQEAMLAQGVSSRQELSTIDFSANIDITKIRQLKLDDIRRSYFLYPCKFPFQCIFIITAFFGTGNIASINSFDPASVYCFLTXFNPFIMGGLMMWKVIIPFIIVMCTFETIQVATQLSSRSLFLIVLVISDLMALHFFSWCKITGSWLDIGTSISHYVIVMSMTIFLMLLSVVTHILTSQRLILWRKPKMHFP, via the exons ATGAGGATGATCATTTTCTTCCTAGTTGGACTGACTGTCCACGTGGTCTTCTTTATCTCCATTTTTGACATCTACTTCACATCTCCCCTGGTCCATGGAATGACACCCCAGGCAACACCACTGGCACCCCCTGCCTCCAGACTGGTGCTAGTGGTGGCTGATGGGCTCAGGGCAGACAGTCTTTTCACACTGCTCCCCAACGGTTCATCCAGAGCCCCATACCTGAG GGGTAATATAGAGAAGAGAGGTACATGGGGAGTGTCACATACACGTGTGCCAACTGAGTCTCGGCCCGGTCATGTTGCTTTAATTGCTGGGTTCTATGAGGATGTTAGTGCTGTTGCTAAAG gCTGGAAGGAGAATCCTGTTGAGTTTGACTCTGTGTTTAATGAGAGTAGTCACACCTGGTGCTGGGGCAGCCCTGATATTTTGCCAATGTTTGCCAAAG GTGCCACTGGAGATCATGTGTATACGCACACATACTCAGCAGAAGAAGAGGACTTTGCCTCCACAGATGCCTCCAAGCTGGACAGCTGGGTGTTCACTCAAGTCACA TCGTTCTTTCATTCAGCAAAATCTAACTCCAGTCTGAATGCTACGCTGCATGAGGATAAGAATATCTTCTTCTTACATCTGCTGGGCATAGATACAAATGGACATGCTCACAGACCTATGTCACA GGAATACTTAGACAATATTGGACTAGTAGATGCAGGTGTGTCTCATCTGGTGTCTGTAGTAGAAGACTTCTTTGGTTATGATGGCAAAACAGCCTATGTGTTTACTTCTGACCATGGCATGACCAACTGGG GCTCCCATGGTGCAGGCCATCCCTCTGAGACTCTCACCCCTTTGGTGGTGTGGGGAGCTGGAGTTCAGGGTGCTAAAACAGTTACTGAACCTCAACCATACAGTGATGGATACTTAAAAG ACTGGAAACTGGAGCATATTCAAAGAGTTGATGTTAATCAG GCTGATATTGCTCCACTTATGGCTTCTCTAATTGGGGTGCCCATTCCTGTCAACTCTGTT GGTGTGTTACCTCTTCTCTACCTAAACAACACTCACCGATTCAAGGCAGAAAGCATGTACACAAATGCTATTCAAGTACTGGAGCAGTTCAAG ATGAAAATGACCCAGAAAAAGGAGACTACCTTGTCTTTTCTATTTACCCCATACCA actaCTGACAGAGTCAAAACAAGCTGAATTTATCAACAAGGCCAGAATACTTATTCAGCTGGAGAAGTATGATGATGCT ATCTCTCTGTGCCGGTCTCTTATATCTCATTCCCTTGAAGGCCTGGTTTACTACCACACCTATGACCGGTTTTTCTTAGGTTGCAGTGTGGTGCTGGGGTTTGTTGGCTGGACTTCATATGTTGTCCTACTCATATTAAAGACTCATGCCAGCCTTAACAGACACCCAAATCTCACTGGACAG ATTCCCAGCCTTTACTTGGCGAGGCTATGTATATGTGTGACAGTGGTGATCGCTGTGTTCCTATTTATCCAAAGGAGCCCCATTACTTACTATATTTACTGCCTGCTTCCTGTCCCTGTGTGGTATGCTGTCCTTAAAGA GTCTGGAACCCTAACAGATCTGTTTCACTCAGCTCCTTCACTGCCTCTGTGGAAATGTTTTGGCTATTTTGTTCTAGTGGCATTTGGGATCGAATTACTG GTGGTGAGCTTCTTCCATCGCGCCATGCTGACCTTAGGCCTGGTGTTCCTCTCTCTGTGGCCTATCCTATCTGGACTGTTTGGAAAGGCTAAG ACTCGTTCACTGAGCTGGTTTCTGGGCTGCCTGTGTTTGGCTGTTTTTCCCCTGATGCCTGTTGTGGGTAGAGAGCCTAATATACATCTGGT TGCTTGTGCAGGTCTACTTGCTCTGTTCACTTCAGCCTGTTACCTCTGGTCGTCACGACGGAGGACGCCGCTGCACCTCAGCGACACACAACTGTTTGTCTTCCAG ATGATCCATGTGGCAGTGTGTTCGTGCGTGCCCTTCCTTACACACTCCAGCCTGCAGCAGAAACAAGGCTTACCACTTCTTAACCAGATCATCAGCTGGACCACATTAG TGTCCTCTATTGTGGTTCCACTCTTGAGCTCTACTCGTCTTTTCCATCGACTGCTCAGTATATTCCTCTCCCTCACAGCCACATACTTATTGCTTAGCACTGG GTCAGAGGCCTTGTTCCCACCAGTGTTATCGTGGTTGATGTTTGTGTGGATCAACATTGAACAGGAAGCGATGCTTGCACAAGGTGTCTCAAGCAGGCAAGAG CTCTCCACAATTGATTTCTCTGCAAACATAGACATCACCAAGATCCGGCAGCTGAAACTGGACGATATCAGAAGATCGTATTTTTTGTATCCTTGCAAATTTCCCTTCCAGT GTATTTTTATTATCACAGCTTTCTTCGGCACAGGAAACATAGCTTCCATTAACAG TTTTGACCCAGCGTCCGTGTATTGTTTCCTCA GTTTTAACCCCTTTATCATGGGTGGGCTGATGATGTGGAAG GTTATCATTCCATTCATAATAGTAATGTGCACATTTGAGACCATCCAAGTTGCAACTCAGCTCTCGTCAAGAAG TTTATTCCTCATCGTCCTGGTCATCTCTGACTTAATGGCACTG CATTTTTTCTCCTGGTGCAAGATTACCGGCAGTTGGTTG GACATTGGCACCAG TATTAGCCACTATGTGATTGTGATGTCAATGACCATCTTCCTGATGCTGCTCAGTGTGGTCACACACATTCTCACCTCACAGAGACTCATCCTGTGGAGAAAGCCAAAGATGCACTTCCCTTAA
- the gpr141 gene encoding LOW QUALITY PROTEIN: probable G-protein coupled receptor 141 (The sequence of the model RefSeq protein was modified relative to this genomic sequence to represent the inferred CDS: deleted 1 base in 1 codon; substituted 1 base at 1 genomic stop codon), with the protein MEHIAPQTTVSSTLTSTLEVPSTSTNTSSVTENQDYHPFLLSVYIMVLIIGTICLCLTKLTTKPASPTTIAVLNLIFSHFIFLLTVPFRIYYYSVHDWSLGLTFCRVISSMIHVHMYMSFLFYVIIIITRLLAVXPQNSTPAIMWEPGSKAFCDSCSTVVWIVVLVAVPCVVSTVYGTKVDLIKSTNGTGHCFRFASNIDFTAKVFNYIVSTIIIVVTVVLTALQAKVFLGIMSKGPLDIEFRSARRSMCFALIMMVSFIPYHIFRLYYLQHLDLENLNEVFLSLTTLNCLDMLTFLGKRSRPCQICC; encoded by the exons ATGGAACACATCGCCCCTCAGACCACAGTTTCTTCAACCTTGACTTCAACCTTAGAAGTACCCTCAACCTCTACGAACACGAGCTCTGTGACAGAAAACCAGGACTACCATCCATTCCTCCTGAGTGTCTACATCATGGTGTTAATCATCGGGACAATCTGCCTGTGCCTGACCAAGCTGACTACAAAACCAGCCTCCCCCACCACCATCGCTGTACTCAACCTCATCTTCAGtcacttcatcttcctcctcactGTGCCCTTCCGAATTTACTACTATTCAGTTCATGACTGGAGTCTTGGGCTGACGTTCTGTAGAGTGATCAGCAGCATGATCCACGTCCACATGTATATGTCTTTCCTCTTCTAcgtgatcatcatcatcacacgCCTGCTTGCCGTCTGACCACAAAACTCAACGCCTGCCATCATGTGGGAGCCTGGATCCAAAGCATTTTGCGATTCTTGCAGTACTGTTGTGTGGATTGTGGTGTTGGTTGCTGTTCCATGTGTG GTCTCTACAGTCTATGGCACAAAGGTTGACCTGATTAAGAGCACCAATGGAACAGGACACTGCTTTAGGTTTGCCAGTAACATAGACTTCACAGCCAAGGTGTTCAACTACATTGTAAGCACAATCATCATAGTGGTGACCGTAGTACTGACAGCCCTGCAAGCCAAAGTCTTTCTGGGTATTATGTCTAAAGGCCCCTTAGACATAGAATTCAGATCTGCGCGGAGAAGCATGTGTTTTGCCCTCATTATGATGGTTTCCTTTATCCCCTACCACATATTCCGCCTGTATTACTTGCAACATCTGGATCTAGAGAACCTCAATGAAGTGTTTCTGAGTCTGACCACTTTAAACTGTCTGGACATGCTCACTTTCCTAGGGAAAAGATCAAGACCCTGTCAAATCTGTTGCTAG